The genomic region GAGCTGTATGTAATAGAGATACAACGCTATCAGGATCACTCACCTTGAACTGCCTGCCAACATCATACTACACCGCATCCACACCTACGTCGCCTGATTCTCTCCTACCATCCTTTCCGAGCGAGCCCTCGAGCGGTCAAAGTTGAATCGAGTCATATCATAGAACGACAGACCAtgtctccatcatctgcatctgcgCCTGCATCCGCATTTGGTCCACACCCATTGGCCCTCCCACCGACGTTCTCTCCGGATACTCTAGACGCCCTTTCCGAGCTCTCTCTCGTCCTGGCCCGCGTCCGCGCTGGTATTCAGTCGTCGGCTGGAATCACTACAGAGCCTGCCCCGGGGACCACCGGTCACAACGCCTCTGGACCTACATTGTCTTTCAAAGATGTCCCTGGAGCCACCGATGGCCTGAAACACAAGCTGCAGCGTGCTCGCGCACAGGTCCGAGAGCTCCCGGATATGGACCGATCCATCGCCGAACAGAACGATGAGATCCGTGACCTTGAAAATCGCATCGAGAAACAACGAGCATTACTCCAACGATTAAGAGACGAAGCCACTGGAAGGGATCGGAAAGAGGAAGTCAGTGCTGGTGACAAGATGTAGTCATGATACACGTCCAGTATTTCTTATGATGGGTCACGTATGATTTTCGGCATTAGACTATTACTTTTAGCAAGATTGTCATATTGGTTTTATCAGCAGGGTGTTTGGAGTTTTGcattaaataaaaggattTATGTTGCGCGTTGCGTTCTACCTGATCTGCGGATATGAAGCCCTACGACCGGGTATGAATTTCATCCTTTCACTAGGTATTCATTGTGGCCATCACTTCCGTGGAATGCCCAGCTTTTTCAAGGACTCCTCCACACTGACACCAGGCTGGCCAGGGACGACAGATCTCCAAAGGTCATCACGGAGCCTTTCGTTTTCGGACAGAGTGGTCCAGTTAGGACTGTGACCAGCCTTTAGCCACTTAAAGTCATCGACCTGATCCCACTGGTTTTCTTCAGGCTCCTCAGCGTCAGTCGTCTATACGCCTGTTAGTCCAGCTATTCAAACATTGAAGATTATATCTTACATAGGGCTTGGGCAGAGGTGCAAATCGCATGCCAGAGCAGTCCTCAATAATAGGATGGCTTCCACAATGTAGGTAGATGTCAACGTTACTGCACTCATGAATCCGCACTTGCCTGGCCACAACAACTATAGTGCTGTCAGACACTCCTGTGATATGAACTGCGCCGTTGACGCGACCCCCGACGATGAGGCTCTTGGACACGTTCTTAATAGCAAGGCCAGGGAAAGCTGGGCCCGAGGATGTCGGAATAGACATATCGATGATACAATTCTTGAGATCGGTGAGACTGCCCGAAGAGGTGGCACGGGATGCCGAAGACGGTAGAATAATGTGTAGCCCTGAATGATTCGAAATGCCAATATTCTTGGCAGCAGAGAAGCTGGGCTTACGAAGGGAAGATGCGCTGGGTCGAGACATCTCTTCATTGTAATTTTTGTAGGTATCCTTAGGCGGTAATTCGCTGAGAGTGTCTTCCTTTGTCGCCGAAGGAGGACTGGCGATGGTAGATGCAATGGTCGTGTCATGCTTGGCCCGAGAATGGCTTCCAGGGCTAAGTCGAGGGTCGTTCTCAGGAGCGCCCATATCAACGTGGTCGGTCTTACGACGGAACTGGAATTTTGACTTTGGTGTGATTTTGGTGATTGTCTCATTCAGTTTGTCCTGGAGAGTCTTAATGGTCTATCAGGCATGTGAATGTCAGTCGAAGCAGCTAGTCAAAGAGGCCAGCTGGGTTACCTCAGAATACTGTTTTCTGTCATAAGAAGGTGTGTAGTCGGCAGCATCAGACACTTCGTTTTGTAGCTTGGCGATACTGGCTAGAATGTGATCAATGGCCTCCTGGCGCTCACCACCGACACTAGCAATGGATGGTAGCTCATCGATCAGGTCTTGGAGTACTACGCAACATGGAGGTTAGGCAATGGAGAGCGTCTGAAGACCTAACATCTATTCTTACCTGTAACACTCTCCAGGAAATGGTTATAGAAACGTTGCTTAGGATCCATGGCGGCTGATTGAAGAATGACCTGATGGGTGGCAGCCCAAGGGTCGTGTTGATGGGTTGTTGTTTGGACCTGTGTTTCCATTACGAACAGTGTTAATACAAGTTGCTAGTTCGAGTTTCCTTCTATATGCTCTGCTTGGAAGAAATGTGAAAGATAATATTACAGCAGATGGTGTCAGAAAGCGGACGAGGACGACTTTATATGGGTAGTGCAATTGACCTATGACAAAAACAGGCATGAATCAGAGAACTGGGAGGCCGATTTCACGTTCTGGTGAGGACGTAGTAAGGGGACTCTGGGCCGAGGATGATCTCTCCAGTCCTGGAGGTATGTATATATACATGACAGTATCAAGAGACCGAGAGAACGTGTCAATCACTTACCAGGAAGTGAAATAAGCTGCAGCAGGTGATGCGAATGTGCCTCTAGTTTCTACTACCCCAGAGCGCTGCACTGCTACCCCTCGTCTCCGTACGACTTTGGCAATGCTTCCTCAGCTTTCAGGGTCACGACTTGAGGTCTCGTCGAACCAGCAGCTGGTAGTGACGTCAATGCCGCCTGATGGAGCCGACGAGAATGGGAAGACGTTGTTGAACGTGGTGATGAGTGGAGCAGCCTGCCCTGGACAGTTGGGGGATAGCCTgtttgagatggatggacggGATGAATTGGTGGATGGTTCGGCAGGACAAGTATTCGTTAGTGAGAAATTGGCGGGCGTCACAAGGCACGGGACAAGAAGTGCGAGGTATTATGTGTGCTGCAAGAGTGGTGCTGTTACCAAATGATGGTGCCACTATAAATCGTTTAATTCTTTAGAGCTGGGGTTGACCATCCTTTGTTGATAAAAGTACGGCGGGGAGACTAAGAGAGGGTTCTGGACCCTTTGAATAGGAATGGTGGGCCAATGCCTGTTCTTCAAGTTGAAAAAGACAATAGAGCATTAGAGAGCACTTAGGAGCATTGTTAGCTTGTTAGAGTGGACCGAACAGGAATTCGAGAAGCCTACGATCAAGACTTTATTAGAGGGACCCTTGAAGATACATACCGACGATGTCTTCGTTACTATTGGTGACTTGCGAGTCACACTGGCAACCAACCATCAGCAAGCTTGTCGTCATTGCTAGTTTGCACAGACATTTTCGGATACAGCATTCATATGCCACAACTTGTTAACTTCATCTGGTCTCTGCCGAGGAGAAAACAAGGTTGCCGTTTTTAGGGATCTGGGGGTCATTGAGCCTGTCTTAGTTCAACCCCCGTGCAGCGCGGGGAACAATAGTAGTTTTGAGTATTGGAGGATGTTACATCATTGGGTAACCACTTCTGAGACGATAGAATTTGAGCTGAGAGGTCTCTACGGTAATCAGCCAAGTCAATCTGTGGAACATTGTGGCGATTAATTGGATAAGGATTTGGCCATTTCAGTTCCAGCCCGACTTGCTCAGGCGGATCTGTAcctgtacctacctacatccATATCTACTGAAGTAACCCATGGGTGACACAGGACCAAGAGGGCCGTGAATCCGGGGAGGTGGGGTGGAAGAATAAAGTTCGAATTATATTTCATGTGTGTAAGATTAGAGGATGGAAGCAATTGCAACCGAACTGCATAGCCGATTTACATTCAATATAACGAGTGCCTTTTGGATTAGCCTGACCAACGCTTGTAATTCATGACGATCAACAAATTACTCGCACAATACGAGTCAGGATAAACGCCCGCTGGGGGTTCTGCTTCCTACTAGGTCTCGATCGATGCATAATTACTGGATCTAACCGTCTATCAGTTGATCGCCAGAACAATTCACTTTCACAGCAATTTCTGCAGAACTTATTGATACTTCTAGCTATTGCTCATCACTACTCAAGCAATTCTCATGTCTGTCATTCATCTAGCCCGTCCATTATTCGCTGAGGTTCTTCTGCCTGCATTGGGCAATGGCGGGATATAAGGTAACGGCATCCGCTTTGCTGGTCTGGTCTCTGTGTTCAACGCTCTCCACATCTCCCAGATGGTTGCCCGACGAGCTGGCAACATGCTGTATTGCAGACTATACAAGTTCTTGCGGTTGATTGGCGGCACAAACTTGCCAGTCagcaagcagaagaagacttTTGGTGACAGGTAGTGCTTCCGGATGCGATTTGCCATCTGGAAGTATTGGTTGAACATGATCCGGAATGTCAGAGGAATCGACTAAGAATGGTGTCAGCGTGCTATGTTGCATACGAGTAATCGGAAACTACACACCTTGAGGTAGATAACCGATGTAGGCGGCAATCCGTCAGCATTATTATCTTTGTCGTGCCTATAGTCATGGCTATCTCGGAGCTCAAATCGTATGCCACCTGGAAGTCTCCTCGGATCTTTTATTCTCAGCATAAGTGCAAATAAAGGAAAGTGGTTTAGACATGAAAGAAGGGTATCAAAGCCAGCCTTTAAAGAGATAATCGCCATCCTTGCGATGGCAAAGTTGAGATAGAAGACAGCGACTGTTggcaagaggaagaagagtagCGTAAAGAGAATAGTGCCAACAAGGAGTTGATCTAAATCGTAGTCGCAGGAATCGATACGGTTGCGAAGAACGTTATGTTTCTTGCCTCGGAAAAGATGAAACAAGGACTGGAGAATGGTGAGCTGCCAATGGTATATACGTCCTGACGCGAGGTAGAACGAGTAGATGTGAATGGTTAGGGTGGAAAGCATATCAGAGAACATGGCAATTGGCATGCTAGCTCCGGCAAAGGAGGAGAATCCTATGAACCACACCATCTGGGGCAATGCTGGTGTAAGAGTCTCGATACAACCTATATCCAAGTCAGAAAGGGTATGCACTTTTGAGAAGGTTCCCAAGACTCACTAGACCAGTAATCAATGACCCAAAGGAACAAATCTCCCAAGAAAGCCGCCAGTTCACCATTGAGTTTGAGACCAGCCGGCCAGCCCATGAGCCATGATATGCTGCTTTGAAGTGCGTCTACCGTGTAGGTCTGGAGTAGATCCCCGATTTGCTCAGCAACCCAGTCTGCATTCTCAATAATGTATGAACCTAGGGCGATTCCGATGATGACATCGTTGGCAACAAGCCATAAACTGTTATAGAAACGGATATAATCTGGATGACTAGTCGTGACACTAGCCCAGTTGTTTTTCCGTTGCCGCAATTTCATATACTGCATCGGCCAATAGCAGAACTGTTGTAGTCGTATCTCAACTTGTTGTGCTGTAGCCGATATGTCTTTCAGGGCCGCATAATCAGGCTTGGCTCGAAATTcaagcagcaagagcagcatcTCTGCTACAACGCGGTGGCCCATGAGAATAAGGACAAAGGTCTTGCGTATAGTAGGGAAAAGGTAGAGCGTAAACCATGTCCACAACTGAAGGATGACATAGTTTCGCATTGTCGATGCTGTCTCAACAACCCTTTCAGACACACTAAGGCTGCGGCGTGGTCTTGATCCCAGCCGTCCTACATTTTTCTGCAACGTCTTCTCCAGCTCCCAAGACCAGTTGATCTGACTGATGATTTTGGGCAGGGCCCTGTCGCGTGCAGAAGGAACTCGTTTGAAAATGGTGTgttgcttgagcttctcaaccaatTTGcgattctcttctttcttttggcgCTCTCGAGTCTCTTGCTCCCCTTCCGACACTGTTGTGTCGCCTAATAAGGAACCATCATGACCAAGCGCTAGTGCGATCGGATTCAGCGAAACGTATTGCATTCCCTGGGGTTGAGGTCGGTCATATAGAATGAGCTGTACGCTCACCGCCTTCGCGCATGTAATTTTTGGTTCTCTTGGATTTGAGTTGGTCGTAGCACAGAACCAAGAAGGGTCTGCGGCGGCTGCATCGATGGCATTCGAAAGGCCAAGGACATGCATTGAGCTGTGGCCACACATATCGGTGATCTGGCTAGTCGGGTGAATCTCGCTACGGAACAAAGTGCCGGCTTTGAGATGGAATTCGGTATTTCGTGCCTGAGAAAAATTAGCATACCCCTGCTATCGTATTGCAATACACCAAACATacatcgacatcttcgagGATGGTTACGACAAACACGTCCAATATGGAATTGCGCCATCCCACCACGACGCCAGGGCGATCAGACTTGCGAATGTCCGTCGGCCAGAACACTCTCATCAGCCCATCATGCTCTACCATGACAAGCAACTATGTCAACTGGAACGAGTCTCTTAAAATGAACCACGCCTTCTGAGTTGCTCCCGCGCAGAGACACCAGTTCCTGTTCCTCTTGGATGCTGAACAGATCTTGTTAGCCATTGCCAGCGGCTTCGAATGTTGCAATCGGGCGTACCAGATTCGTTTCTTTTCTGGCTAGGAAGACAGTCGGGGCGCAAATAGACAGAAAGAGGACGGAAAGTGCAGCAAAGGCTTTCGCTGCGCGTGTCTTTGTAGTTATAGGTTAGTCCTTTCAAAGGTTGCGCAAGAAGGAGGGGCATGGACTCACGACAACACCGTTTTCCCAAGCGAAGATGGCAAGTTCATAGAGACGAGTGACGAGATCCCAACGGGCAGTGATGTAGCCAGCGACGAAGATGCCGAGCGTCAGAATAGAAAAGGGGTGCATAGAAGCGCTATTCCTCGTGGCAGTACATGCCGTCCTTCGGTAAAAGCTTAGAAGATATACCAGTAGAGGCTATGCCAAGCTGTCGTTAGTGGGTTTGCTGGCGGGACGAAGCGAAGGTGACCGTAGGTTCGCAAAGCCGATAGTCCTGAATAAAGACGAGAACGTTTGGTAATGAGCGTCAGATCTAACAAAAGGGAATAGGATGCAGGTCAAGAGGGCATTGCCGACCCaatggaagagatcgagTTGATTGGTTCCCCTTGCATGTTGTTCTGTCCCCGAAGAGCAACATGGCATGGACTACCAGTAACAGTGGGTCACCCAATCAATGAAAATCACGTGTGAGCGGCCTGATTCCGCATCCTTCaaggcgatgacgatggtagCAGACACATAGGAGCATGATATGGGACGGACGGGGAGGAGGAATTGCACGGGAGTAGAAATTATATGGGAGTTGAGTAGAGAGAGATACAACAGGAATATCTGGAGCTCTCAATGACCAAGCTCCAAACATTCATATTTTCTTCATCCGGGACGCCGTGCTCTCTAGTGCTCGATATATGTCATTCATTCTAAAGGCAATATTAGTAGGTTAGAGGGCATAGGAAGTAGGGACGTATCATACTTCTCGGTCCAAGGTGTTTTAGATCGTtctctttgttttcttctcgGGCCTCTTCCACTAATTTATCCACACCTCGATCCTTTAGAGCAACCTGTGGTAAGTGAGCAACAGGAAGCCTCTAACATTAAATGAAGAGTACCTTGAGACAATTTTGGTATTCTTTAAACATGTCTGCACATTCCTTGTTGTCCTTTTCTTGGCCTCGAAGGTACTCTGCATATGTTCAGCTCAGTGCCACAGTAGAGGTCGAGATACATACTTTCGCTGTACCATTTTAAGAAACACGTATCATACCGCCTAGAATTCTGTATAAGATGGAGCTCTTATCCATTATGTGAGATGAACTTACTCCTTAACCTCGTTGCACTCTGGAGCTAATGAAGCTGACATTTTGAACTGATGGTGGTCAATGATGTAAGATGTTTGGAGCATTAAGAATTCTACGTAGGGGGGAATACTTAGGTGCTGCCCCCGGAGTTAAAGACGCCAAGCTACACCTAAAACTCACTCTACCAGGTAAAAGGTTGAGTGCCCAGTCAAGACAGAACAGTCGTTATATATGTCCGTTTTAGGAACTTTGATATGATAACCCGCCACATGAGCATATTAATACCGGGCCTTGTTTCTTCGAAAAACGGAGAAACATTGACAATTCTATTGTGTTCATTAATGTAACGACCTCGACAAGCAGGGATGGGGTTTTCAGAAACGCAACAAGCTGCCATTGGTCAAAGCTCTCCCCCGCCAAACAGAAGTCTCCACAATAAACGTCCAGGGCTGCCAGGCTCACTCAAAGCCTGTCGCGTCTGAACGCGACTCAAACCCAACACTCGACTACTCATCGTGAAATGCTATGAGCCATCAAATCACTCTTATTCAAGCAACCCCGACAAAGGGCCACTTATTGACTTAAACcgattttatattaaatttaaatatgGCGCCTTCAGAAGATGAAATCGAGCAGGCGCTCCTTGATGCCACTTATCAAGTCTATCAAGCTACACCGGACGAAACTACTGTGAACAAGGTTCGCAAACAAACCGAGGAGaatctcagccttgatgacGGTTTCTTCTCAAGTGCAGAGTGGAAgcaaaaaagcaaaagtTTGATCAAGGACAGAGTGGTATGTTTGCTTATGAACGACGTCTACATCATATACTTACACATTTCAGGAGAAACTTATGGACGGATGGGTTCCAGACAGCAATAAAAATGCAGATTCAGATAGAGAAGACAAAGCTGGCGTGAAGCGCTCTTCTCCTGATGCCGAATCTCCTGAACCAAAGCCCAAGCGTCAGAAACGCGTCACGAAGCCCAGACCAAAACCAAAGTCaaaaaaggcaaagaagaaggaggagtctGATATTGAAACTGACCTTGAGTCTAAGCCCAGTGTATCCAGTGAACTGAGCGAATTAAGTGATCtcagcgaggaggagaaaccgcagaagaagcgaaagagaGCGGCGCCAAAGCACAAGTCTAAAGCTGTTGAactcgaggaagaggacgaagaggatgcGATCAAATCTGAATCTGAAGTGTCaggagatgacgatgatgaggttgagaatggAGAACTCGCAAGTGAAAAGGCAACAAGTTCAACAATACCACAGAACTcagaagatggagagga from Fusarium fujikuroi IMI 58289 draft genome, chromosome FFUJ_chr04 harbors:
- a CDS encoding probable tubulin folding cofactor C; this encodes MDPKQRFYNHFLESVTVLQDLIDELPSIASVGGERQEAIDHILASIAKLQNEVSDAADYTPSYDRKQYSETIKTLQDKLNETITKITPKSKFQFRRKTDHVDMGAPENDPRLSPGSHSRAKHDTTIASTIASPPSATKEDTLSELPPKDTYKNYNEEMSRPSASSLRKPSFSAAKNIGISNHSGLHIILPSSASRATSSGSLTDLKNCIIDMSIPTSSGPAFPGLAIKNVSKSLIVGGRVNGAVHITGVSDSTIVVVARQVRIHECSNVDIYLHCGSHPIIEDCSGMRFAPLPKPYTTDAEEPEENQWDQVDDFKWLKAGHSPNWTTLSENERLRDDLWRSVVPGQPGVSVEESLKKLGIPRK
- a CDS encoding related to N-acetylglucosaminyl-phosphatidylinositol biosynthetic protein gpi1, with protein sequence MHPFSILTLGIFVAGYITARWDLVTRLYELAIFAWENGVVTRAAKAFAALSVLFLSICAPTVFLARKETNLHPRGTGTGVSAREQLRRREHDGLMRVFWPTDIRKSDRPGVVVGWRNSILDVFVVTILEDVDARNTEFHLKAGTLFRSEIHPTSQITDMCGHSSMHVLGLSNAIDAAAADPSWFCATTNSNPREPKITCAKAVSVQLILYDRPQPQGMQYVSLNPIALALGHDGSLLGDTTVSEGEQETRERQKKEENRKLVEKLKQHTIFKRVPSARDRALPKIISQINWSWELEKTLQKNVGRLGSRPRRSLSVSERVVETASTMRNYVILQLWTWFTLYLFPTIRKTFVLILMGHRVVAEMLLLLLEFRAKPDYAALKDISATAQQVEIRLQQFCYWPMQYMKLRQRKNNWASVTTSHPDYIRFYNSLWLVANDVIIGIALGSYIIENADWVAEQIGDLLQTYTVDALQSSISWLMGWPAGLKLNGELAAFLGDLFLWVIDYWSSCIETLTPALPQMVWFIGFSSFAGASMPIAMFSDMLSTLTIHIYSFYLASGRIYHWQLTILQSLFHLFRGKKHNVLRNRIDSCDYDLDQLLVGTILFTLLFFLLPTVAVFYLNFAIARMAIISLKAGFDTLLSCLNHFPLFALMLRIKDPRRLPGGIRFELRDSHDYRHDKDNNADGLPPTSVIYLKSIPLTFRIMFNQYFQMANRIRKHYLSPKVFFCLLTGKFVPPINRKNLYSLQYSMLPARRATIWEMWRALNTETRPAKRMPLPYIPPLPNAGRRTSANNGRAR
- a CDS encoding related to MDM35 Mitochondrial Distribution and Morphology protein, whose amino-acid sequence is MSASLAPECNEVKERYDTCFLKWYSEKYLRGQEKDNKECADMFKEYQNCLKVALKDRGVDKLVEEAREENKENDLKHLGPRSMIRPYFLCPLTY